One region of Miscanthus floridulus cultivar M001 chromosome 19, ASM1932011v1, whole genome shotgun sequence genomic DNA includes:
- the LOC136526108 gene encoding uncharacterized protein, with amino-acid sequence MDSTVTTSNERFDQLDLSQTATKTTLDTIVSRLDSLSTLVADLQNDYVGDTEQDGGDRQGRARRVPRRPSNDSFAKIKFKIPSFNGKYDPAAYLDWELEVDQKFSCHDIPANSQVKAAISEFTDFALIWWREYKQKHPATVPTTWDQLKAAMRYRFVPSYYARDLLNKMQCFQQGSQSVEDYYQELQKGMIRCGLVEENDAAMARFRGGLNREIQDILDYKEYYDMTTLFEFACKAERQIQGRRSKPYSNSFAGRSSTSGSAPAPPAPSTPTTTPRERAATSAGTPPSTGAVPSTRRTRDIQCFRCQGFGHVSRECPNKRALLIRDDGEYSSASDSDDIQPAMLATDHAAKTDVHVNPDDADRYESLVVQRVLSTQVATLETNQRHTLFHTKGVVQERSIRIIIDSGSCNNLASTALVEKLSLPTRKHPHPYHIQWLNDGGKIRITRSVRVPFSMGAYSDFVDCDVIPMEVCSLLLGRPWQYDTDSLHHGRSNHYSLMFKGQKIIIHPMTPEQILKDDLARAAKTAKQLAPSTSVNSEIKLNAPVLLATRADFDKLHDATLPCYALICSRVLVSLDDTPSLDIPPAVANILQEYADVFPKDLPPGLPPLRGIEHQIDLIPGAQLPNRAPYRTNPDETKEIQRQVQALLDKGYIRESLSPCSVPVLLVPKKDGSWRMCIDCRAINNITIRYRYPIPRLDDMLDELSGAIIFTKIDLRSGYHQIRMKLGDEWKTAFKTKFGLYEWLVMPFGLTNAPSTFMRLMNEVLRPFIGLFVVVYFDDILIYSKSMEEHLDHLRAVFDALRAANLFANIEKCMFCTQRVSFLGYVVTPQGIEVDSSKIDAIRAWPTPTTVTQIRSFLGLAGFYRRFVRDFSSIAAPLHELTKKDVPFAWSDSQEVAFSTLKDKLTNSPLLQLPDFTKVFELECDASGIGLGAVLLQEGKPVAYFSEKLSGASLNYSTYDKELYALVRTLHTWQHYLWHREFIIHFDHEALKHIRTQTNLNRRHAKWVEFIESFPYIIKHKSGKDNVIADALSRRYTMLSQLDFKIFGLQTVKDQYVDDADFKDAFAHCIHGKPWGKFHIQDGFLFRANKLCVPASSVRRLLLQEAHGGGLMGHFGVYKTHEVLAAHFFWPRMRADVERLVARCNTCQKAKSRLNNHGLYMPLPVPTSPWLDISMDFVLGLPRTKKGRDSIFVVVDRFSKMAHFIPCHKTDDASNIAELFFKEIIRLHGIPNTIVSDRDAKFLNHFWRSLWNKMGTKLLFSTTCHPQTDGQTEIVYGYIPRAPIDLFALDAEDAPHIDAAAHIDQMISLHEQTKQNIATANAKYQITNPKPDLNNLCVLLWELHLSDEKAGGNSASICYDPTAITIWLWRCPSCGSFMPSVVTGSRWYGLQANRIESMR; translated from the exons ATGGATTCCACGGTCACTACGTCGAACGAGCGGTTCGATCAGCTAGACCTCTCGCAGACAGCCACCAAGACCACGCTCGACACCATCGTGTCACGCCTCGACTCATTGAGCACGCTGGTCGCAGATCTCCAGAACGATTATGTTGGTGACACGGAGCAGGACGGTGGAGACCGTCAAGGCCGCGCTCGCCGTGTGCCACGCCGTCCCAGTAATGATTCTTTTGCtaagataaaatttaaaattccatCTTTTAATGGCAAATATGATCCTGCTGCATATCTTGATTGGGAATTAGAAGTCGACCAGAAATTTTCATGCCATGATATTCCTGCTAATTCTCAAGTTAAAGCTGCTATTAGTGAATTTACTGATTTTGCTTTAATTTGGTGGCGTGAATATAAACAAAAACATCCCGCTACAGTTCCAACCACATGGGATCAATTAAAAGCTGCTATGCGATACAGATTTGTACCTTCTTATTATGCTCGCGATTTGCTTAATAAAATGCAATGTTTTCAGCAAGGTTCACAATCTGTAGAGGACTATTACCAGGAATTGCAAAAAGGCATGATTCGGTGTGGGTTAGTTGAGGAAAACGATGCTGCTATGGCACGTTTTCGTGGTGGTTTAAACCGTGAAATTCAGgatatacttgattacaaagagtaTTATGATATGACCACATTATTTGAatttgcttgcaaagctgaacGTCAAATACAGGGACGCCGCTCGAAGCCATattctaactcttttgcaggACGAAGCTCGACATCCGGTTCAGCACCCGCGCCCCCTGCACCGTCCACACCCACCACTACACCACGTGAGCGGGCAGCCACTTCTGCAGGTACTCCTCCGTCCACAGGTGCAGTTCCTTCCACACGCCGCACACGGGATATTCAATGCTTTCGTTGCCAAGGATTTGGCCATGTGTCTCGGGAATGTCCGAACAAGCGTGCCTTGCTCATTCGtgatgatggtgagtattcttccGCTAGTGATTCTGACGATATTCAACCCGCTATGCTTGCCACTGACCATGCAGCAAAGACGGACGTACATGTCAACCCGGACGACGCCGATAGATATGAAAGTCTTGTTGTGCAGCGTGTTCTTAGTACACAGGTCGCTACGCTTGAGACGAATCAGCGACACACTCTTTTCCATACCAAGGGCGTTGTGCAAGAGCGATCCATTCGCATCATCATCGACAGCggcagctgcaacaatttggcgaGTACCGCGCTGGTTGAGAAGTTGTCTTTACCCACTCGTAagcatccacatccatatcacattcaATGGCTTAATGATGGTGGGAAAATTAGAATTACTCGTTCGGTCCGTGTTCCTTTCTCCATGGGTGCTTATTCTGATTTTGTCGATTGTGATGTTATTCCCATGGAAGTATGCTCTCTGTTACTTGGGcgaccttggcaatatgatactgaTAGCTTGCATCATGGTCGTTCCAATCACTATTCTCTCATGTTTAAGGGTCAAAAAataattatacatccaatgacaccTGAACAAATTCTTAAAGATGATCTTGCTCGAGCTGCTAAAACTGCTAAACAACTTGCACCATCGACCTCTGTTAATTCTGAAATCAAGTTAAATGCTCCTGTTTTGCTTGCTACACGTGCTGATTTTGATAAGTTACACGATGCTACTTTGCCATGCTATGCCCTTATATGCTCTCGTGTGCTCGTTTCCCTTGATGATACACCGTCTTTGGATattccccctgctgttgctaacattttgcaggagtacgcTGATGTCTTTCCAAAAGATTTGCCACCAGGCCTTCCACCACttcgtggcattgagcaccagatcgacctcaTTCCCGGCGCACAGCTCCCGAACCGCGCCCCGTACCGTACAAATCcagatgagacaaaggagatccaGCGACAGGTACAGGCGTTGCTTGACAAGGGTTATattcgtgagtctcttagcccttgctctgttcctgtgttacttgttcCAAAGAAAGATGGCTCTTGGCGTATGTGTATAGACTGTCGTGCTATTAATAACATTACCATTCGCTACCGATATCCTATACCACGCCTTGATGATATGCTCGATGAGCTTAGTGGTGCCATTATTTTTACTaagattgatttgcgtagtggctaCCATCAGATTCGCATGAAATTAGGTGATGAATGGAAAAcggcttttaaaacaaaatttgggttATATGAATGGTTGGTTATGccgtttggtttgacgaatgctccCAGCACTTTTATGCGTTTGATGAATGAAGTTCTGAGGCCCTTCATAGGATTGTTTGTAGTTGTCTATTTTGATGATATCCTTATTTACAGCAAGTCTATGGAAGAGCATTTAGACCATTTGCGTGCTGTTTTTGATGCGTTGCGTGCGGCCAATTTATTTGCTAACATCGAAAAATGCATGTTTTGCACACAACGTgtctcgtttcttggctatgttgttactccacAGGGCATTGAGGTGGATAGCAGCAAGATCGATGCCATTCGGGCGTGGCCTACACCGACGACGGTCACACAAATTCGAAGCTTTCTTGGCCTTGCAGGTTTCTACCGCAGGTTTGTTCGTGATTTTAGCTCCATTGCAGCGCCTCtacatgagcttacaaagaaggatgTCCCCTTTGCTTGGAGTGATTCGCAAGAGGTTGCGTTCAGCACCTTGAAAGATAAGTTAACCAATTCTCCTCTCTTGCAGTTGCCTGATTTTACTAAAgtgtttgagcttgaatgtgatgctagcggtATTGGGCTAGGtgctgttttgttacaagaaggaaaacctgttgcCTATTTTAGCGAGAAATTAAGTGGTGCTAGCTTgaattattctacttatgataaggagctttATGCTTTAGTGCGCACTTTGCATACTTGGCAGCACTACCTTTGGCATCGCGAGTTTATAATTCATTTTGATCATGAGGCTTTAAAACATATTCGTACCCAAACAAACCTGAACCGTCGTCATGCTAAATGGGTagaatttattgagtcttttccttacattATTAAACACAAGAGTGGGAAAGACAatgttattgctgatgctttgtctcgtCGCTATACCATGCTATCACAGttagattttaaaatttttgGCCTGCAAACTGTGAAGGATCAATATGtggatgatgctgattttaaagatgctTTTGCCCATTGTATTCATGGCAAACCATGGGGCAAATTTCACATACAGGACGGGTTCCTGTTTCGCGCTAACAAGCTGTGTGTTCCAGCTAGCTCGGTTCGTCGTTTGTTGttacaggaagcgcatggaggcggTCTCATGGGGCACTTTGGCGTCTACAAGACGCATGAGGTGCTGGCTGCTCATTTCTTTTGGCCCCGGATGCGCGCTGATGTTGAGCGCCTTGTTGCACGTTGCAATActtgccagaaagctaagtcacgatTGAACAACCATGGTTTGTACATGCCTTTGCCTGTTCCTACTTCCCCTTGGCTTgatatttctatggactttgtttTGGGATTGCCTCGAACTAAGAAGGGGAGGGACAGTAtttttgtggttgttgatcgTTTCTCCAAAATGGCTCATTTTATACCTTGTCATAAGACTGATGATGCTAGCAATATTGCTGAATTGTTCTTTAAAGAGATTATTCGTTTGCATGGTAttccaaatacaatagtctctgatcgtgatgctaagttTCTCAATCATTTTTGGAGATCACTGTGGAATAAAATGGGAACTAAATTGCTGTTTAGCACTACTTGTCACCCtcagactgatgggcaaactgag ATTGTTTATGGTTATATTCCTCGAGCGCCCATTGATTTGTTTGCTCTTGATGCTGAGGACGCTCCACACATAGATGCCGCTGCACATATTGATCAAATGATTAGCTTGCATGAACAAACTAAACAAAACATTGCTACTGCTAATGCTAAATATCAG ATAACCAATCCAAAGCCTGATCTGAACAACCTCTGTGTCCTATTGTGGGAACTCCATCTTTCAGACGAGAAAGCAGGAGGCAACAG TGCATCCATTTGCTATGATCCCACGGCGATTACGATATGGTTATGGCGATGCCCCAGCTGCGGTTCATTCATGCCGTCAGTCGTCACTGGTAGCAGGTGGTACGGGCTGCAGGCAAATCGGATTGAATCAAtgagatga